The Methanolobus sp. WCC4 genome includes the window CATTGATTCCCTAATGCAGCCCTGCATGGGCTTGAAAGCTAACATCAGGCAAAGAAAACGTCATTATCGAATTCCCCACACAATTTTAGAATTTCCTATCCCTGGTGTACAATTAGTATTTTTAAGCTCATATACAATAAATATTTTGAAATTATGTTCCGTATTTCAGGTTCTGATCTAAATAAAGTATGCAAGTTCCAGGCCAGGTCGAATCGTCTACTTTTTATACTCATATATCAGACATTCAATTAACTTTAAGGGGTGATATCAGTGGAAGAAGAATGCTGCCCGAAATTCGACCCGGAGCCGTGGGATGGAAAGATCATTGAATGGGAGAACAAGAGGTTCGTAAAAGACAGGGTCCTGACACTATTCTATATGCCGGTCAATTTTGGCGGCGTAATGAAAAGGCTTGACAGGAAGATTCGTGAAGCTGGAGCCACTATGCCGGATTATCTCGGTCTTTCCGACCACACATCGAAATGGAGCATGGATATCTATCTGGCAGTCGATAAGGATATACCTAATGCAGAGAACGTGACCTTAAGTGGCAGGTTCCTGAGTAAGGTCTACGAGGGTCCGTTCAGGGATACTAAAAAGTGGTCTGAGGATTTCGAGGAATATGCTAAGGAGCAGGGTCATGAGATAAAGAAATGGTACATGTGGTACACTACCTGTCCTAAATGTGCGAAGAAATATGGTAAGAACTACGTTGTCATCATAGCTGAAATTGAGTGAAGGGGACGAAAAGCTCATTTATTTTTTTATCTGGTACAGATTCGATTTCGGTTTTAGAAGTTTCACGCAATAGTTTTCTACAGAGCCAAAGTAGTTTAATGCATAACTTTATTATTTTGTATATTCTATTTGAAAAAGAATAGGAGTTAATCATCAATGACAGGGGAACAGGAATCTGATAAAAAAGTTGTTGGCGGTACAGGCATAAACACTGGTGGAAATGTATCTTTTGGTAATGTCAGCGGTCAGGTGGCTATTGGTGAAAATATCAAACAGATTCAATCTATATCTGCAACTGACCTTGATGATTTAAGAACAAGTCTCCTTGATCTTAAAAATGGAATAGACAAACTTAATCTTCCTTTCGATGATCAGGAAATAGTTAAAGGAGATCTAAGTGCTGCTGTCAAGGAAGCCAAAAAAGACAAACCAGAGTTGTCAATAATCAAAGAAAAGTTTGAAAGCGCTATTAACACTATCAAA containing:
- a CDS encoding hydrolase encodes the protein MEEECCPKFDPEPWDGKIIEWENKRFVKDRVLTLFYMPVNFGGVMKRLDRKIREAGATMPDYLGLSDHTSKWSMDIYLAVDKDIPNAENVTLSGRFLSKVYEGPFRDTKKWSEDFEEYAKEQGHEIKKWYMWYTTCPKCAKKYGKNYVVIIAEIE